In a genomic window of Neisseria flavescens:
- a CDS encoding GTPase/DUF3482 domain-containing protein, which translates to MTTPLSLAVVGHTNTGKTSLLRTLLRDSTFGEVKNAPSTTRHVEEALINDGDDSLVYLYDTPGLEDAGGVLDWLETHTSARDDGIERIQQFLSNHEAHHEFNQEAKVLRQVMQSDMAMYVIDAREPVLDKYKDELTILSWCAKPIMPVFNFTQNQDLTAWINMLARRTLHVYAGFDTVAFDFEGEIRLWDNLATMLPKRDILDRLINMRRREWQRLDTEARREIADFLLDAAAFTQEIAENDDPAPTLEVMQSEIRQLERQMQQRLFTLYRFYHDEVGSDSTWMPKAFKQDPFDSELLKHYGIRTGTGATAGALIGLGLDIATLGGSLGLGTAIGGLLGGILPNAQDITDKINGRQTLHTDPETLTLLTARALDLLHVLQTRGHAAQSHIELKERKAPWNAAKLPSELNKARSNRKWSSLNTHQPEASRNERAAYVATLSEKLKA; encoded by the coding sequence ATGACCACCCCACTTTCCCTTGCCGTTGTCGGCCATACCAACACAGGCAAAACCTCGCTCTTACGTACGCTTTTGCGCGACAGTACCTTCGGCGAAGTGAAAAACGCGCCATCCACCACGCGCCATGTCGAAGAAGCCCTTATCAACGACGGCGACGACAGCTTGGTTTACCTCTACGACACACCCGGCCTTGAAGATGCAGGCGGCGTGTTAGACTGGCTGGAAACCCATACATCCGCACGCGATGACGGCATTGAACGCATCCAACAATTCCTTAGCAATCATGAAGCGCATCACGAGTTTAACCAAGAGGCAAAAGTGCTGCGCCAAGTCATGCAAAGCGATATGGCCATGTACGTCATCGACGCGCGGGAACCCGTTCTCGACAAATACAAAGACGAGCTGACCATTTTGTCTTGGTGCGCCAAGCCCATCATGCCCGTGTTCAACTTCACCCAAAATCAAGACCTGACCGCTTGGATCAATATGCTCGCCCGTCGAACCCTGCATGTTTACGCCGGTTTCGATACCGTTGCCTTCGACTTTGAAGGCGAAATCCGATTGTGGGACAACCTTGCCACCATGTTACCTAAGCGCGACATCCTCGACCGCCTCATCAATATGCGCCGTCGCGAGTGGCAACGGTTGGATACGGAAGCGCGTCGTGAAATTGCCGATTTTCTGCTGGATGCCGCTGCATTTACCCAAGAAATTGCCGAAAACGACGACCCTGCCCCGACTTTGGAAGTCATGCAATCGGAAATCCGCCAACTTGAGCGGCAAATGCAACAACGCCTGTTCACACTTTACCGCTTCTATCACGACGAAGTTGGCAGTGACAGCACATGGATGCCCAAAGCCTTCAAACAAGATCCGTTTGACAGCGAATTGCTCAAACATTACGGCATCCGTACCGGTACCGGCGCAACCGCAGGCGCACTCATCGGTCTAGGCTTGGACATTGCCACGCTTGGCGGCTCGCTTGGTTTGGGTACAGCCATCGGCGGACTGTTGGGCGGCATTTTGCCCAATGCCCAAGACATCACCGACAAAATCAACGGCCGACAAACCCTGCATACCGATCCGGAAACCCTTACCCTGCTCACCGCACGCGCACTGGATTTGTTGCACGTCTTGCAAACGCGCGGCCATGCGGCTCAATCTCATATCGAGCTAAAAGAACGCAAAGCGCCATGGAATGCGGCCAAATTG
- a CDS encoding winged helix-turn-helix transcriptional regulator: MKELDKTDLKILKLLQQNARIPMTELAEKVGLSTTPVTERVRRLERDNLITGYHAHLNPHALGQSLLVFVELKLRSKSGNIFEDFKREVLKIPQILECHLVSGEYDYLIKVRLPNMSAYRDMLGNILLQLPAASESRSYVVMEEVKEEVVLDI, from the coding sequence ATGAAAGAACTCGACAAAACCGACTTAAAAATTCTCAAGCTCCTACAACAAAACGCACGTATCCCCATGACCGAATTGGCTGAAAAAGTCGGCCTCTCCACCACGCCGGTAACCGAACGCGTCCGCCGCTTGGAACGCGACAACCTTATTACCGGCTATCACGCCCATTTGAATCCTCATGCTTTAGGTCAAAGCCTTTTGGTCTTTGTCGAACTGAAACTGCGCTCTAAATCCGGCAATATTTTTGAAGACTTCAAACGCGAAGTGCTGAAGATTCCGCAAATTCTAGAATGCCACTTGGTCTCCGGCGAATACGATTACCTCATCAAAGTCCGCCTGCCCAATATGTCCGCCTATCGCGATATGCTCGGCAATATCCTGCTGCAACTGCCGGCTGCGTCCGAAAGCCGCAGCTATGTTGTCATGGAAGAAGTCAAAGAAGAAGTAGTATTAGACATCTAA
- the alr gene encoding alanine racemase — protein MRPLNAQIRLDNLRQNYRFLKELHGNKLLAVIKADAYGHGAVRCAHALADIADGFAVATVDEGVELRQNGIKNPIVLLEGVFDAAEYADVDRYDLWPAIGSQWQLEAFVHHEWQRPTTVWLKMDSGMHRAGFFPHNYAAAYTALKQSESVENIVKFSHFACADEPENGMTEMQLEAFDLACEGLEGEESLANSAAILNVPEARRNWGRAGLALYGISPFGGVDERLKPVMRLTSRVFGERVLQPHSPIGYGATFYTSKSTRVGLIACGYADGYPRRASTNSPVAVDGKRSRIIGRVSMDMITVELEASKEGLGAEVELWGDVININEVSEVASMIPYEILCNIKRAKFTYIE, from the coding sequence ATGCGTCCGCTCAATGCGCAAATCCGTTTGGATAATTTACGTCAAAATTATCGTTTTCTCAAAGAGTTGCACGGCAATAAATTGTTGGCTGTGATTAAGGCCGATGCGTACGGGCATGGTGCGGTCAGATGCGCACACGCGTTGGCGGATATTGCCGACGGCTTTGCGGTGGCAACGGTAGATGAAGGCGTGGAATTGCGTCAAAACGGCATTAAAAATCCGATTGTTTTGTTGGAAGGCGTGTTTGATGCTGCCGAGTATGCGGATGTTGACCGTTATGATTTGTGGCCGGCAATCGGCAGCCAATGGCAGTTGGAGGCGTTTGTGCATCATGAGTGGCAACGTCCGACAACCGTATGGCTGAAAATGGACTCAGGTATGCACCGTGCCGGTTTCTTTCCGCATAACTACGCCGCCGCCTATACTGCATTGAAACAATCCGAATCGGTTGAAAACATTGTGAAATTCAGCCATTTTGCTTGCGCGGACGAGCCGGAAAACGGTATGACCGAAATGCAGCTTGAAGCGTTTGATTTGGCGTGTGAGGGTTTGGAAGGCGAAGAGAGCTTGGCCAATTCCGCCGCGATTTTGAACGTACCTGAAGCACGCCGCAATTGGGGACGTGCCGGTCTGGCCTTATATGGTATTTCGCCTTTCGGCGGCGTAGATGAGCGTTTGAAACCTGTTATGCGCCTGACTTCCCGCGTTTTCGGCGAGCGCGTGTTGCAACCGCATTCTCCGATTGGTTACGGCGCAACGTTCTACACCAGCAAATCTACCCGTGTCGGTTTGATTGCCTGCGGCTATGCCGACGGTTATCCGCGTCGCGCTTCCACTAATTCTCCTGTAGCGGTGGATGGCAAACGCAGCCGTATTATCGGCAGGGTATCTATGGATATGATTACGGTTGAGTTGGAAGCCTCGAAAGAGGGCTTGGGCGCGGAAGTCGAGCTTTGGGGCGATGTGATTAATATTAATGAAGTTTCCGAAGTTGCCAGTATGATTCCGTACGAAATCCTCTGCAATATCAAACGTGCGAAGTTTACTTATATCGAGTAA